In one window of uncultured Draconibacterium sp. DNA:
- a CDS encoding chemotaxis protein CheB, whose product MKIKKVKPVVSSHDKKPVKFPIIGIGASAGGLEALEQLLSNVPENSGMAFIVIQHLDPTHKGMLPELLQRISRIKVYQAKDKMKVNPNCIYVIPPNKSMSILKSTLYLFDPVEARGMRLPIDFFLHSLADDQKEFAVGIILSGMGSDGSVGIGAIKEKNGIVMVQEPETAKFDSMPRNAINSGLVDVVAPPKEIHLKLVEFLEQVTLVQTDKAFGEKNKSALDKIIILLRTHTGNDFLLYKKNTVYRRIERRMGVHKIGQINSYVHFLQENPEEVHILFKELMIGVTNFFRDPLVWKELKKTVIPPKIDKKQSASTIRAWIPGCSTGEEAYSLAIVFKEVLEEINPHGGFSLQVFATDLDNDAIEKARKGIFPVNIEADVSPKRLSRFFSKTEDGYLINKEIRESIIFAQHNIIMHPPFTNIDFISCRNLLIYLDPELQKKLLGLFYYSLNPEGILLLGNSETLGSQSHLFTPENSSLKIYKRGNANLYPELFDFPSSFSRPKLTIYENKVPDKPIMNIQSLVDQLLLKQFSPPSVLVNENGDILYISGRTGKYLEPAVGKANLNIFAMLRPGFQNDFAIAFRKVVTKKETVILHKVKIGTNGSTITLNVTIQWVNKPEALYGKILIIFADVARSSEQVSHPDEGKHAVGSAREKELEEELEHTREEVQNITEEMQTSQEELKSTNEELQSTNEELQSTNEELTTSKEEMQSLNEELQTVNAELQSKVDDYSRVNNDMKNLLNSTDIATLFLDKELNIRRFTNQATKIFKLIKSDIGRPFTDQVSQLIYPDLAEDALEVLRTLIFIEKQIPTKDGRWFSTRIMPYRTFDDRIDGLVITFINVSDLMLTEEKLNETDQFNRLLLEQHPDVIIKLSADWKILDFNSAAEQVFGKKCEYVINKNYLELFVPEPERDKTKQQMDKLLKKPDKTKIKMKAIGANGVEMEINWTANVLHNKLNLPMVVIITTKK is encoded by the coding sequence TTGAAAATCAAAAAAGTAAAACCGGTTGTTTCATCGCATGACAAAAAGCCCGTGAAGTTTCCAATAATTGGAATCGGAGCATCGGCCGGTGGTTTGGAAGCTTTGGAACAATTGCTTAGTAATGTGCCTGAAAATAGTGGAATGGCGTTTATTGTCATTCAACATTTAGATCCAACACATAAAGGAATGCTTCCTGAATTGCTTCAACGCATTTCCAGGATAAAGGTATACCAGGCAAAAGACAAAATGAAAGTGAATCCCAACTGTATTTATGTGATTCCACCCAACAAAAGCATGTCGATTTTAAAAAGCACGCTTTATCTATTCGACCCCGTTGAAGCACGGGGAATGCGTCTACCCATCGATTTTTTCCTGCATTCGCTCGCCGATGATCAAAAAGAATTTGCTGTAGGTATTATTCTTTCGGGCATGGGTTCTGATGGTAGTGTCGGAATTGGTGCCATCAAAGAAAAAAACGGAATTGTAATGGTACAGGAACCTGAAACCGCAAAATTCGACAGTATGCCGCGTAATGCCATTAATTCCGGGTTGGTTGATGTTGTTGCTCCTCCTAAAGAAATCCATTTAAAATTAGTTGAATTTCTTGAACAGGTAACTCTTGTACAAACAGATAAAGCTTTTGGAGAGAAAAACAAAAGTGCGCTGGATAAAATAATTATTTTACTCCGCACACATACCGGGAACGATTTTTTGCTCTACAAAAAGAACACGGTTTACCGACGTATCGAAAGACGAATGGGTGTGCATAAAATTGGTCAAATCAATTCGTACGTTCATTTTTTGCAGGAAAACCCGGAAGAAGTGCATATTCTGTTTAAAGAGCTGATGATTGGTGTTACCAATTTTTTTCGCGATCCCCTGGTTTGGAAAGAATTAAAGAAAACCGTTATTCCGCCAAAGATTGATAAAAAACAATCGGCCTCAACAATCAGGGCATGGATACCCGGCTGTTCTACTGGCGAGGAGGCTTATTCGCTGGCCATTGTATTTAAGGAAGTGTTGGAAGAAATTAATCCGCACGGAGGATTCTCATTGCAGGTATTTGCAACCGATCTTGACAACGACGCCATTGAAAAGGCAAGAAAAGGAATATTTCCGGTAAATATAGAAGCGGATGTCTCGCCAAAACGCCTGAGCCGTTTTTTCTCCAAAACGGAGGATGGTTATTTGATAAATAAAGAGATCAGGGAATCCATAATATTTGCACAGCACAATATTATCATGCATCCGCCTTTTACCAACATCGATTTTATTTCGTGCCGGAACCTGCTTATTTATTTGGATCCCGAGTTGCAAAAGAAATTGCTGGGATTGTTTTATTACAGCTTGAATCCGGAAGGAATTTTGCTGCTGGGAAATTCAGAAACACTGGGTTCACAAAGCCATCTTTTCACACCCGAAAATTCAAGTCTAAAAATATACAAACGCGGTAATGCCAACCTGTATCCCGAATTGTTTGATTTCCCTTCTTCTTTTTCAAGGCCAAAACTAACCATTTACGAAAACAAAGTACCCGATAAACCCATTATGAATATTCAATCACTTGTTGATCAATTATTATTGAAGCAATTTTCACCTCCCAGTGTTTTGGTAAACGAAAACGGCGACATTCTTTACATCAGCGGACGAACAGGGAAATATTTGGAACCTGCCGTAGGAAAGGCAAACCTGAATATTTTTGCCATGTTGCGCCCGGGATTTCAGAATGATTTTGCCATTGCTTTCCGCAAAGTTGTAACAAAAAAGGAAACGGTGATTTTGCACAAGGTAAAAATTGGTACAAACGGAAGTACAATCACTTTAAATGTTACAATTCAATGGGTGAATAAACCTGAAGCGTTATATGGGAAAATATTGATAATTTTTGCAGATGTTGCCAGGTCTTCTGAGCAGGTTTCACATCCTGATGAAGGAAAACATGCAGTCGGTTCTGCCAGGGAAAAAGAATTGGAAGAAGAATTGGAGCATACCCGTGAGGAAGTGCAGAACATTACGGAAGAAATGCAGACTTCGCAGGAAGAGTTGAAATCAACCAATGAAGAATTACAATCAACCAACGAAGAACTGCAATCAACCAACGAGGAACTAACCACTTCGAAAGAAGAGATGCAAAGCCTGAACGAGGAGTTACAAACCGTAAATGCTGAACTGCAGTCGAAAGTAGATGATTACTCGCGGGTAAATAACGACATGAAAAATTTGCTAAACAGCACCGATATTGCCACCTTATTTCTCGATAAGGAGCTAAATATTCGTCGGTTTACAAACCAGGCAACCAAAATTTTCAAGCTTATAAAAAGCGACATCGGACGTCCGTTTACCGACCAGGTTTCCCAACTCATTTACCCGGATTTGGCAGAAGATGCCCTTGAAGTTTTGCGAACACTTATTTTTATCGAGAAACAAATCCCAACAAAAGACGGCAGGTGGTTTTCAACACGCATAATGCCCTATCGCACTTTCGACGACAGAATTGATGGATTGGTCATCACTTTTATTAATGTCTCAGATTTAATGCTGACGGAAGAAAAACTAAATGAAACCGACCAGTTCAACCGTCTCCTACTTGAGCAACATCCCGATGTAATCATCAAATTATCTGCCGATTGGAAAATACTGGACTTTAATTCAGCCGCGGAACAAGTTTTTGGGAAAAAGTGCGAATATGTGATAAATAAAAATTATTTGGAATTGTTTGTTCCTGAACCTGAAAGGGATAAAACGAAACAACAAATGGACAAGCTGTTGAAAAAGCCTGATAAGACTAAAATAAAGATGAAGGCAATTGGTGCAAACGGTGTTGAAATGGAAATCAACTGGACGGCTAATGTCCTTCATAATAAACTGAATTTACCAATGGTTGTTATTATTACTACAAAAAAATGA